Proteins encoded by one window of Rattus rattus isolate New Zealand chromosome 10, Rrattus_CSIRO_v1, whole genome shotgun sequence:
- the LOC116911546 gene encoding 60S ribosomal protein L21-like — protein MANTKGKRRGTWYMFSRPFRKHGVIPLATSMRIYKKGDIVDIKGMGTVQKRNAHKCYHGKTGRVYSITQHAVGIIVNKQVKGKILAMRINVRIEHIKHWKSRDNFLKRVKENNQKEKEAKEKGTWVQLKRQPVPSREAHCVRTNGKEPELLEPIPYEVMA, from the coding sequence ATGGCgaacacaaagggaaagaggagaggtacttggtatatgttctctagaccttttaggaaacatggagtcattcctttggccacatccatgcgaatctacaagaagggtgatattgtagacatcaagggaatgggcactgttcaaaaaaGGAATGCCCATAAGTGTTACCATGGCAAAACTGGAAGAGTCTACAGTATCACCCAGCATGCggtgggcatcattgtaaacaagcaagttaaaggcaagattctggccatgaggatcaatgtgcggattgagcacatcaagcactggaagagcagagacaacttcctgaagcgggtgaaggagaacaatcagaaggaaaaggaagcaaaagagaagggcacctgggttcagctgaagcgccagcctgtGCCATCCAGAGAAGCCCACTGTGTGAGGACTAACGGGAAGGaacctgagctgctggagcccatccCATATGAAGTCATGGCCTAA